A stretch of the Candidatus Poribacteria bacterium genome encodes the following:
- the cas2 gene encoding CRISPR-associated endonuclease Cas2, which yields MEIITEMEGNRVFYVISYDIPDNRRRNQLAKVLKGFGTRVQYSVFEAHLTRSQFEEMKHAVARVIETAEDSVRYYALCRACTPRIEVPALGDVTSDPQTIVV from the coding sequence GTGGAAATTATCACTGAAATGGAGGGCAATCGGGTGTTCTATGTTATCTCTTACGATATTCCAGACAACCGGCGGCGCAATCAACTCGCCAAAGTCCTTAAAGGGTTCGGAACGCGCGTCCAATACAGTGTGTTTGAAGCACATCTAACCCGCTCCCAATTTGAGGAAATGAAGCACGCCGTTGCACGCGTCATTGAAACTGCTGAAGACTCCGTGCGCTACTATGCTCTCTGTCGTGCATGCACCCCGCGCATTGAAGTGCCTGCCCTCGGAGATGTAACATCGGATCCGCAAACGATTGTAGTTTGA